The following nucleotide sequence is from Chroicocephalus ridibundus unplaced genomic scaffold, bChrRid1.1 SCAFFOLD_739, whole genome shotgun sequence.
AGGGAGATGAAGGGACGGAGGGGAGTGAGGGCCTGAAGGGACGCCTGGATGAGGGGAGTGAGGGCCAAAGGGACGCCGGGATGAGGGGAATGAGGGGCGTGAGAGCCAAAGGGACCCTGGGATGAGGGGAGTGAGGGCCAAAGGGACACCGGGATGAGGGGAATGAGACCCTGAAGGGACCCCAGGATGAGGGGAATGAGGGGACTGAGAGCCTAAAGGGACCCCATGATGAGGAGATGAAGGGACAGAGGGGAGCGAGGGCCAAAGGGACCCCAGGATGTGGGGACCGAGAGCCAAAGGGACCctgggatgaggggatggaggggagtgAGAGCCTGAAGGGATGCTGGGATGAGGGGAATGAGGGGAGTGAGAGCCAAAGGGACACTGGGATGTGGGGACCGAGAGCCTAAAGGGAGCCCAGGACGAGGGGAACGAGGGGACAAGGGGAGTGACAGCCTAAAGGGACCCAGAATGAGGGGAATGAGGGGACCGAGAGCCTGAAGGGACCCTGGAAGGAGGGGAATGAGGGGAGTGAGAGCCAAAGGGAGCCAGGACGAGGGGAGCGAGGGGACCACGAACCCACCGGGACACAGGGCTCAGGGCACTGTCACCCCGCAGTGACTCAGGGCTGATGGCACTGTCACCCTGCGGGGACACGTGGCTGGCGGGACCGTCACCCCTCGCAGCCCTTGCCCCGAGGACGACCATCGCCCCCCACCCTGCAGACCCCCCATGTGCCCCCCAGGAAGGTGAGGAGCTGCGGCCGGTGGGCGATGGCGTCGTGCAGGGCAATGGTGAGGGATGGGGGGACCCCGGCATCCCCCCAAtagtcccgtcccccccccctgcTGGCAGGAAGCGGAGGCAGCTTCACGCTTCCTCGCTTTGACAAACATTTTATTAATTAATACTTGCGttgcagcggggcggggggagaggcagGGCCCCGTCTGCCGTCTCGTTAGCTTtattggggcagggggggccgaGCGAGCGTTTAACGAAGCAAAGCCTTGCAGGGCAGAGGGTGTCGGGGGGCGACAGGGGGTGGGGGTCCAGCGGgaccctccccttcccccccggccccctcagGGCTTCTCCAGCTGGGGGTCGGCGGGGTGGAGGCTGCCCACGTCCTGGTAggtgggctgcagcccccgggaGATGTCCTCGTACATGGAGCACTCGTCCAGGTTCAGcccctggggccggggggggggacacacggtcAGGTTTGGGGGGCGGGCCAGAGCCGTCTTcctcatccccctcctcctcctcttcaaacTCATCCTCCCCGCCCTCCtcacccctccttctcctcctcacccctccttctcctcctcaccccttcttcttctcctcttcgtccccctcctcatcttcatccccccatcctcatcctcacccccTCATCTTCCTcagctcccctcctccttctctttctcatcccctccttctcctcaccttcatctccttcctcatcatccatctccatcctcattatcctctccccctcctcttcctcatcccccctcctcatcctcttcatccccccatcctcctcatccctcctgctcttccccccccccatccttacccccccttcttcctccttacccccccttcttcctcctcatccccccttcttcatcctcatccccatcctcctcctcaccccggGGGTCTCACCTCGTAGAGGTTCTCCTCCTCCAAGGCCTTCTTCATCTGCAGCAGCCGCTCGTTGGCCCATCGCTTCTGCGGGAGCAGGGTTAGGGGTGGCGGGGGGCTCCccccaaaccccgcagcccctccccaaccccccccgccccaccccgcagCCTTCCTCaccctgaagaggaggaggaggccgggcCCCACggcgcagagcagcagcaggacccccTCGGCCGTGATGATGCGGTTCTTGGTGGCCTCCTTGATGTTGAGGAAGGGGACGGCCTTGGGCTCTGCTGATGGAGATGGCGGACAccagggggggccgggggtcacTCCTGACCCCCCCAAACAGCCCCTccagtgccccccaccccccggcactCACCGCGCACCCGCAGGAAGGTGCCGCAGGACTGGCCGATGCCGCGGCCGGCTTCCACCCGGCAGAAGTAGAGGCCGGTGTCGTTGTGCGTCAGGTGGCTGAAGATGAGGCTGGGCTCCTTGCCGGCCACCTCCACCTCTCCGGGATGGCCGCAGTTTTGGGAGGGGCACACGCGGTACCAGGTCACCTGGGCCTGGGCCCCCGAGGGGGCGTTGAAGACACACTCCAGGCTGATGTTGTCCCCCAGGTTGCCTGTGCGGGACGTGGGGCCACCGTCCACCGTCACCACCCCGGGGGGGCAGCTGGGCGCCGTGCTGCTGGCATTGGTGGTCACCGTCAGGTGTTCCGTGCTCTGGCGGaagggggacggcgggggggacacggtgcagTTGTTCCTCCCGCACGATGGGGTCGTCGCATAGCAGAAACACCCTGTGTGCGGCAATGGGGGGGGGGTCACCGCAGCCCCCCCGACCCGACACCCCTCACCCCGCCGCGGTTTCGGTTCCTCTGCGCTGTTGACAGGATGCACCGGGGCATCCCAGGGGACACGTTGgcaaacgggggggggggacacaccgtgCTTTTGGGGGGCCACGCTGCCCCCCCTGTCACTGGCCACACTGGGGACACGTTGgcaagcggggaggggggggagatgCTTTTTCGGGAGGCCACGCCACCCCCCTGTCACTGGCCACCCGGGGGACACATTGGCAAGTGGGGGcagcatttttttgggggggggccaCGCTGGCCCCCCGTCACTGGCTGCCCCAGGGACACGTTGGCAAGTGGGGGGGGATGCTTTTGGGGAGGCCatgctgccacccccccccccttggcCGCTCTTTGGGGGTCACCGCTGATGTGGGGTGCGCTGTGCCCCCCATTAGTGCTGCcaggtgggaccccccccatctGCCTGTATACCCCAAgacccccgcgtcccccccgccccccgtggCCCCTAcctgggtggaggaggagaaggaggaggatggggggggccATTGGGGCGCCCCGGTTTGGGGGAGCCCCCGCCACGCTGCCGCTGTCTGCCCGGGCCCAGGGGCAGGAGATGCGCCCCAGCGCCCCGAGACCGCCcaaacgggggcggggggggcaggccCCATGGCGGGAGGGGCCCCGCCACGCCCCAGTggcaccccacggccccccccccccaggggataGGGGGGGCAATCCCTGGGAAACAGGGGGAAATTGGGGGttcaggggtggggggggctctggggtttAGGGGTGTGGGGGctcaggggggcggggggctctggggtttgggggtgcagggttttgggggtgggggggctctggggtttAGGGGTGCGGGGttttgggggtgcgggggggtctGGGGAAGCTATGGTGTTTAGGGGTGTgggtgctcggggtggggggggtcccaggtgtgCGGGGAGGTCTGGggttcgggggtgggggggggctctggtGTTTAGGGGTTTGGAGATggcgggggggctctggggttCGGGGGGGTCTGGAGGTCTCAGACCCCCCCAGTCCCCACTGGTGAGCCGCACGggggtggggggctcgggggggtcaGGGCTTTGGGGTCTCTGGGGTTTGGGGTCCCGGGCGCCCGACGGTCCCGGCCCTCCCctgccggcccggcccggcgggggcggtCCCGGCCGGCCCCTCCCGCAGGAAGCGCCGGGAAGGGGCGGACGGGATCCACCCGCGGCAGGACGCGGTTCCTGCTCCCGCTgcggccccccccgcgcccggcacGGCCCCCCCGCACCCGGtacggcgcggcccggccccgcttccTGTCGGGccaccggcgggggggggggacacgcgtggggctggggaggggcttgTGGGGTGTCTCTggagctgccccccgccccgtgtTGGTCACCGGTGGGGTTTGTGGGGGGGTCATCCACCAGTTTGGGCTGGGGGCACGGCACTGGCAGGGCctgtgtttcccccccccgccacgagtgacaaccccccccgccccacatccccccaggggagcctttttccccccccccggttcccccccctcCGCGGCCCTGGAGGCTGGAGAGCGGCCAACGGGGACAGGGCATCGCTGCCAGGCGggccagggggctgtggggcagagggggggcacgggggggctgtggggcagggctagggagcatggggggcctgtggggCAGGGGCGATGGcacgggggggctgtggggcaggggtggggggcatgggggggctgtggggcaggggtgatGGCACGGGGGggcctgtggggcaggggtggggggcatggtggggctgtggggcaggggtgatGGCACGGGGGggcctgtggggcaggggtgagggacacggggggttgtggggcagaggggggaccATGGGGCGGGACCAGGGGGTCCCATCATCTGTGGGGCACTGCCACACCGTGGTCCCAGGCCCCATcactgctgtggggcaggggggtgggggggtcacacacacacacacacacacacacacacacacacacacacccggggGGGCCGCGTCCGCCGCTGCCGCACATCACTTCCTGCAGGAAGCCCCGGCTGCTCCGTAACTCGCCCGGGGGCCGCTTTGTGTTCCAGCCCGGGGAGACGCCTTTCCgacgggggggggcaccccaagagccccgcgcccccccgccgccacccccccgctgccgccccccccactccgtggggccgggggggggctcccACCGTTGCTGCCCTCGCCTGGATCCATTTGCCAGCTCAGAAACAGGTAcgggggggtttggttttttttaggggggggcccaaaccgccccccccaccccccaggggctGCCCGTCAGCAGAGGGGCACACGGGGGGGGCTGGTGTGGGTCGTCCCCCCCCGCTGCGGGGCTGTCAATGGGGCCCTTTGTGCGGCACAGAGCCCCCTTTGACAGCAGACGcccgccagccccccccggcgcccccccaaGGCCACGGCACCAGGGGCGGGGAAAAgcttctgcccccccccacccccccccgaacctgccgccccgggggggctgaGAACCCACAAACTCATCTCacttgtgtgtgtcccccccacagcCGCAGGTTGGAACCCCCCCAGGGGCAGCATGGAGCCAGAGGAGAGCTTGAACGGGGTGAGTGTTGGCCCCCCCAAGGGGCTGTTcttgctggggggggaggaattTGGGggatcccccccaaaaaaacacccccccTCTCCATCTCCCCCCAGAGCCCAGTGCCGGGCGCCCGCGGGGTGGTGGCCATCATTGGTGCCGAGGATGAGGACTTTGAGAACGACATCGAGCcggtgagctggggggggacatACCACACCAGGCACTCCCTCAGGGCTTGGGAGGGGGTCCCCACAACCTGACACCCCCCCACTTTTATTTTgccccccccccagaaccccgACGACCAGAACAGCCTGTTCCAGAGCCTGGAGCTGGTGCGGCAGCACCCGGCCTATCTCATGGCCTTCCTGCAGCACGTCGTGCTCCAGTTCGACTCCTGCCCTGTGGTAAGGGGGGGCCAGGGTggtcctggggggggtcagcGTGgtctggggggggtgtcactgccaTCCTGGGGTGGGCACTGCaggcctgggggggtccccgtggcggggcaccccccaccctcccctccaataacctcttctctctgttcccccctccccgctggcaggggctggagctgaGGTAAAACACCCTGGGGGGAGAAAataccttgggggggggggggcgcgaggGGAGGTTTCGTGGGCttgggggggcagaagggggg
It contains:
- the CD79A gene encoding B-cell antigen receptor complex-associated protein alpha chain isoform X4, coding for MAPPILLLLLLHPGCFCYATTPSCGRNNCTVSPPPSPFRQSTEHLTVTTNASSTAPSCPPGVVTVDGGPTSRTGNLGDNISLECVFNAPSGAQAQVTWYRVCPSQNCGHPGEVEVAGKEPSLIFSHLTHNDTGLYFCRVEAGRGIGQSCGTFLRVREPKAVPFLNIKEATKNRIITAEGVLLLLCAVGPGLLLLFRRWANERLLQMKKALEEENLYEGLNLDECSMYEDISRGLQPTYQDVGSLHPADPQLEKP
- the CD79A gene encoding B-cell antigen receptor complex-associated protein alpha chain isoform X2, with the translated sequence MAPPILLLLLLHPGCFCYATTPSCGRNNCTVSPPPSPFRQSTEHLTVTTNASSTAPSCPPGVVTVDGGPTSRTGNLGDNISLECVFNAPSGAQAQVTWYRVCPSQNCGHPGEVEVAGKEPSLIFSHLTHNDTGLYFCRVEAGRGIGQSCGTFLRVREPKAVPFLNIKEATKNRIITAEGVLLLLCAVGPGLLLLFRKRWANERLLQMKKALEEENLYEGLNLDECSMYEDISRGLQPTYQDVGSLHPADPQLEKP
- the CD79A gene encoding B-cell antigen receptor complex-associated protein alpha chain isoform X3, translating into MAPPILLLLLLHPGCFCYATTPSCGRNNCTVSPPPSPFRQSTEHLTVTTNASSTAPSCPPGVVTVDGGPTSRTGNLGDNISLECVFNAPSGAQAQVTWYRVCPSQNCGHPGEVEVAGKEPSLIFSHLTHNDTGLYFCRVEAGRGIGQSCGTFLRVRAEPKAVPFLNIKEATKNRIITAEGVLLLLCAVGPGLLLLFRRWANERLLQMKKALEEENLYEGLNLDECSMYEDISRGLQPTYQDVGSLHPADPQLEKP
- the CD79A gene encoding B-cell antigen receptor complex-associated protein alpha chain isoform X1, whose protein sequence is MAPPILLLLLLHPGCFCYATTPSCGRNNCTVSPPPSPFRQSTEHLTVTTNASSTAPSCPPGVVTVDGGPTSRTGNLGDNISLECVFNAPSGAQAQVTWYRVCPSQNCGHPGEVEVAGKEPSLIFSHLTHNDTGLYFCRVEAGRGIGQSCGTFLRVRAEPKAVPFLNIKEATKNRIITAEGVLLLLCAVGPGLLLLFRKRWANERLLQMKKALEEENLYEGLNLDECSMYEDISRGLQPTYQDVGSLHPADPQLEKP